In the bacterium genome, one interval contains:
- a CDS encoding tetratricopeptide repeat protein, whose translation MSSPVKAIKRVYVILDEPLPERKPSFQALDLIFPFLNHQADLYLVIEDPILLFEDFYAVLNRAARLLRKHGILRLQLRPVHPVTAPRAGELGDLYLLVSALAKPFHQEALAHQVASRWMLLPVLRARSEAEVEQALELTALLREKMILPSLSLPASPRLGQWAQRLDLGKGRLLLEDPGGPLQNVFFHDLLDEMLSWSLSSKGGFSVEPCRSLILDAGKALARVCPWDEWRPLEDLGEFLCGFKSPKSCLECWEELPVQMEDVIRWNGREEEGGRISHQMGVFALSRGDVNKAQMHLRAGLEMARSPQLRFESLLYLGIIQLQQSRLEQAHELLEEARELNPDSSEALYQLGRCHFAWKDYIEASQFFEEALRAGPGEVIQEDLLLQLAICHINLEEFQEAWEVLKQTRAGTPPVLFYKGMALLGQGKIEEALKSFKKALKGGPEAEDLPSVLFYIAHCLKEMGKFREAVTWLQKALEADPRSYEAWNLLGFCRFKLGLHHQAIEAFLKALEINPSSAIDLANIASNLRDLGDREAAVTWYRRALALDPTLGFAAQNLQRLLEESGN comes from the coding sequence TTGAGTTCCCCAGTAAAAGCCATCAAAAGGGTCTATGTGATTTTAGATGAACCATTGCCAGAAAGAAAACCTTCTTTCCAGGCCCTGGATTTGATCTTTCCCTTCTTGAATCACCAGGCAGATCTGTATCTGGTGATAGAGGATCCAATCCTTTTGTTTGAGGATTTCTACGCAGTCTTGAACAGAGCGGCCAGGCTTTTGAGAAAACATGGAATACTGAGGCTTCAGCTACGGCCGGTGCATCCGGTCACGGCCCCAAGAGCAGGGGAGCTGGGGGATCTTTACCTGCTGGTATCGGCCCTTGCAAAACCCTTTCACCAGGAGGCATTGGCTCACCAGGTGGCCTCCAGATGGATGCTTTTGCCTGTACTTAGAGCCAGGTCAGAGGCCGAGGTGGAGCAGGCCCTGGAGCTTACTGCTTTGCTCAGGGAAAAGATGATATTGCCCAGCCTTAGCCTTCCGGCTTCCCCCAGGCTGGGACAGTGGGCTCAGAGACTTGATCTTGGCAAAGGCCGCCTTCTGTTGGAGGATCCAGGAGGGCCTCTGCAGAATGTTTTTTTCCATGATCTGCTGGACGAGATGCTCTCTTGGTCTCTTTCCTCCAAGGGGGGGTTCTCTGTGGAGCCCTGCAGGTCTCTCATACTGGATGCTGGGAAAGCCCTGGCCCGGGTGTGCCCCTGGGATGAGTGGAGACCACTAGAAGATCTGGGAGAATTCCTCTGTGGGTTCAAGAGTCCCAAGAGCTGCTTGGAGTGCTGGGAGGAGCTTCCAGTGCAGATGGAAGATGTGATTCGATGGAACGGCCGGGAGGAGGAAGGAGGTAGAATTAGCCATCAGATGGGAGTGTTTGCCCTCAGTCGGGGGGATGTGAACAAGGCTCAAATGCATCTTAGGGCCGGGCTAGAGATGGCCAGATCCCCTCAGCTGAGATTTGAAAGCCTTCTTTACTTGGGGATCATCCAATTACAGCAAAGCAGGCTGGAGCAGGCCCATGAACTCCTGGAAGAGGCCCGAGAGCTCAATCCGGATTCTTCAGAGGCCCTGTATCAACTGGGAAGGTGTCATTTTGCCTGGAAGGACTACATAGAGGCCTCCCAATTCTTTGAAGAAGCGCTAAGGGCAGGGCCAGGGGAAGTGATCCAGGAGGATCTTCTGCTACAGTTGGCCATTTGTCACATAAACCTGGAGGAATTCCAGGAGGCCTGGGAGGTTCTCAAGCAAACAAGGGCTGGCACGCCACCTGTGCTTTTTTATAAAGGTATGGCTCTTCTGGGCCAAGGTAAAATAGAGGAAGCCCTAAAGAGCTTCAAGAAGGCCCTCAAAGGGGGACCCGAAGCCGAGGACTTGCCCTCGGTGCTTTTCTACATTGCCCATTGTTTGAAGGAAATGGGAAAGTTCAGGGAGGCCGTTACATGGCTGCAAAAGGCTTTGGAGGCAGATCCCCGAAGCTACGAAGCCTGGAACCTGCTGGGCTTTTGCCGTTTCAAGTTGGGGCTTCACCACCAGGCCATTGAGGCCTTCTTGAAAGCTCTTGAGATAAACCCAAGCTCTGCCATAGATCTGGCCAACATAGCAAGCAATCTGAGGGACCTGGGAGACAGGGAAGCAGCGGTGACTTGGTACAGGAGGGCCCTGGCCCTGGATCCCACCCTTGGCTTTGCCGCCCAAAACCTGCAAAGACTCTTGGAGGAATCCGGAAACTGA
- a CDS encoding nitrilase-related carbon-nitrogen hydrolase codes for MERDLKVAAISMNCPGGNPEAVVSGISVIANSLAEEGVELLCFPEACLTGYSVRPQEARSWAMPLENPWIDRLRELSLSRKVFLLVGMMEKSSWGRFFLTHLAISAQGQITVYRKAHLSPQEASVFAPGGDSAIFKAGPALGAVALCYEAHFPEWALKLTLDGAEILFFPSASPGESPKEKMERWLRFMPARAYDNGVFVLACNQAGGNGAGLRFPGVSLIFDPKGKLLAWQIAEDQAVAVGLLRAKEIHRVRNHPLAHFLRHRRPELYKTQELQLPD; via the coding sequence ATGGAAAGGGACTTGAAGGTTGCAGCCATATCCATGAATTGCCCAGGAGGAAACCCAGAGGCGGTGGTATCGGGCATCAGTGTAATTGCGAATTCCCTTGCAGAGGAAGGTGTGGAGCTGCTTTGTTTTCCAGAGGCATGTCTGACCGGTTATTCGGTCCGGCCGCAAGAGGCAAGGAGTTGGGCAATGCCTCTGGAGAATCCTTGGATAGACAGATTGAGAGAGCTATCCTTGTCAAGAAAGGTCTTTCTTCTTGTGGGAATGATGGAGAAGTCTTCTTGGGGCAGATTTTTCCTGACCCACCTGGCCATCTCTGCCCAAGGCCAGATTACCGTTTACAGAAAGGCCCACCTGAGCCCGCAGGAAGCTTCCGTTTTTGCGCCAGGCGGTGATTCGGCTATTTTTAAGGCAGGTCCTGCTTTGGGGGCCGTTGCCCTTTGTTACGAAGCTCACTTCCCGGAGTGGGCCCTTAAGCTTACCCTGGATGGAGCCGAAATCCTTTTTTTTCCCAGTGCCTCACCGGGGGAATCCCCCAAGGAGAAGATGGAGAGATGGCTTCGCTTCATGCCCGCCCGTGCCTATGACAACGGTGTTTTCGTGCTGGCCTGCAACCAGGCCGGTGGCAACGGGGCAGGTCTTAGATTCCCGGGGGTATCCCTTATTTTTGATCCCAAAGGGAAGCTTCTGGCATGGCAAATTGCAGAGGATCAAGCAGTGGCCGTGGGCTTGTTGAGAGCAAAGGAGATCCACAGGGTAAGAAACCATCCCCTGGCCCACTTCCTAAGGCACAGAAGGCCGGAGCTTTATAAGACCCAAGAGCTCCAGCTCCCGGACTGA
- the dsrA gene encoding dissimilatory-type sulfite reductase subunit alpha, translated as MRMAKSETPLLDELEKGPWPSFVKDIKRVAERKPMAKDLLRQLELSYKDKIGHWKHGGIVGVTGYGGGVIGRYSDRPDLFPNVAHFHTMRINHPSGWFYTTKALRTICDIWDRHGSGLTNMHGSTGDIILLGTFTEHLQPCFDELSEAGFDLGGSGSALRTPSACVGPARCEWACYDTLDACNDVTHEFQDYLHRPMWPYKFKIKFSGCPNDCVAAIARSDLAVIGTWRDKIRVDQAAVQAYVAGEISPAAGGGGKKAKFDIQKDVIELCPTRCMEWNGKKLTIYNDDCTRCMHCINVMPEALRPGKDTGVTILVGGKAPILEGALMSWVLIPFMKFESPYQEFKDLAEKIWEWWDENGKMRERLGEVIERMSMRKFLDAMGLPAVPQMVKTPRYNPYIFF; from the coding sequence ATGAGGATGGCGAAATCCGAGACCCCGTTGTTGGATGAACTGGAAAAGGGGCCATGGCCCAGCTTCGTGAAGGACATCAAACGGGTGGCCGAACGAAAGCCCATGGCCAAGGATCTGTTGCGGCAGCTGGAGCTCTCTTACAAAGATAAGATCGGTCACTGGAAGCATGGCGGAATCGTGGGTGTGACAGGATATGGCGGAGGGGTGATCGGCCGGTATTCAGATCGTCCAGATCTTTTCCCCAATGTGGCTCACTTCCACACAATGCGTATCAATCATCCTTCCGGATGGTTTTACACCACCAAAGCCCTTCGAACCATCTGTGATATTTGGGACAGACACGGCAGCGGCCTGACCAATATGCACGGCTCCACAGGTGACATCATCTTGTTGGGGACCTTCACAGAACACTTGCAGCCTTGCTTTGACGAGCTTTCAGAGGCAGGGTTTGATCTGGGCGGATCTGGCTCTGCTCTTAGAACCCCCAGCGCGTGTGTTGGCCCTGCCAGGTGTGAGTGGGCCTGCTATGACACCCTGGATGCCTGCAATGACGTGACCCACGAGTTCCAGGACTACCTCCACAGACCCATGTGGCCTTACAAATTCAAGATAAAATTCTCCGGCTGTCCCAATGACTGCGTGGCAGCCATAGCCAGGTCAGACCTGGCTGTCATAGGGACCTGGAGGGACAAGATAAGAGTGGATCAGGCCGCTGTGCAGGCATACGTGGCTGGCGAGATATCGCCTGCTGCTGGCGGTGGCGGCAAGAAGGCCAAGTTTGACATACAGAAGGATGTCATAGAGCTTTGCCCCACTCGCTGCATGGAGTGGAATGGAAAGAAGCTCACGATCTACAACGATGACTGCACCCGCTGCATGCACTGCATCAATGTGATGCCCGAGGCGCTCAGGCCAGGGAAGGATACCGGAGTGACCATCCTTGTGGGCGGCAAGGCACCTATTTTGGAGGGTGCTCTCATGAGCTGGGTTCTGATACCCTTCATGAAGTTCGAGAGCCCCTATCAGGAGTTCAAGGATCTGGCTGAGAAGATCTGGGAATGGTGGGATGAGAACGGAAAGATGAGAGAGAGGTTGGGGGAGGTCATAGAGCGCATGAGCATGAGGAAGTTCCTGGATGCCATGGGGCTTCCTGCTGTGCCCCAGATGGTCAAGACCCCGCGCTACAACCCCTACATCTTCTTCTAG